TCTGATGCCAGAGGAATGAGACACCCTTTGATTCTGCTTCGTACCTAGCTAGGTGTCCGACACACGGCAGGCTCTGGCACCCAATGAAGATGAGTTGAAGACCGGAATGAAGCGAATGAATGAGTTGTTAATTCCCCCAACACCCCCCCACCCAGTCCGAGGAGTCTGCAgctgggatgggatggggagggatTCCACCGTCAGCTTCCCCACTCACGGCTGTTTCTCCAGGGGCAGGGCCGGGTCCACGCGCTCAGCGGCCTGGGGACTCCTGGACGGGGGTCTCCGGAGCTCTTTGGCAGAGCCTGGGGTCCTTTCCCACTCGGGACTGTCAAACTGCACTGGAGGGGGACGGTCAGAGAAGGCAGTGTTAAGTCCAACCCACCTGGGAGGGCTTCCTGAAGAAGGGGTGTGGTCACTCCTCTGAGCCTGGTGtcctgagggcaggggccagtccgtgggggacagagagggacagaacGGAGAGCAGGATGCTGGTTCTGCACAGTCTGGCCAAGTCCTAGATCTGTactccaccccccagccccacccccaccccaagatacGGGTAGACAGATAGAGCCAGGCACCGAGCCCTCCGGGTCCCTCCCAGCCACACAACTTCTGAGGCCAAACTGGGTTCGCACAGCTCTTCCTGGCCCACGTTATTGTATTTCTTAAAGCTGCCCGTGTTGCTACcttttttacagaagaggaaactgagatcaCAGACTTGTCCAGGCTTCCCCAACTCAGCACTTGACCCCAAGTCCACCTAAATGATAGCTGCTAAGAAATGTTACCCTGACCCCCGACAGCGCCTCTAGCACTGTTTACATGACCCCTGTTCTGTAGGTGCTGTAATGACCCCCATTTGATGGGTGAGGGCACCAAGACTAAAAGATAAAGCACCTTGCCCCAGTAAGTGACACAAATCCAGGTCTACCCTGATGCCAAAGCCTATCCCTGCACTACCGGTGCTCTAGAGGAATTTCTGTCTTCAGGGGAAGATACAAGTTGTCCTAGGAAGAGAAATGTATGATGATCAGCCATTCACACTTTAGCGAGAATGCACAAAAATGACCACAGTGTCACAGCGGCAGGTGATTGGGGTCTACTTTGTAAGTTGAATCAGAGACTATGACCAGAGCAGACAATGGAAGGACATGGACACTCAGGGCCTGTGGAGGGAGGGTCAaggcctggggcagaggggcaCCTGCAAATGCCTTGGAGATGTGGTCTTTCTTCCACTCCCAGGGCTGGTCGTACTCATCCGCTGGCCGCTCGTCCTCCTGAGGCAGCCGGCTCTGGCGAGGTCTCCTCCCGGAAGGGGCCCCATCTCCTGGGTCTTGGTCCTGCTCCTCGTAGGGAGTGTCATACAGCTGAACCCCCTTGCATGGCAGGTCTGGGGGCATCAAGAACACTGGTCAGCTCCCACACCCACCAGGGGCCTCcgcccccatccccccagccctgctctcgCACCGCTCACGGCCCGCTGGGCATCATAGGGCTCCATGTAGCCGTCATCTGACGGTGGCGGATGAGGCTGAGCATCAAAGGGGTCTGAGTATTCCGTGTCGAGTTCCAactggagagagaagaagggagtggCAAGGGCTGGGGGGCAACCAAGCCCAGCCATGGAACCCCCTCCCCGGGGATGGCGCACCTCTCTGGGTTGGctaccccttcccctccacgAAGCTCATTTCCTCCTCCGGGGCAGGGagtcctctcccccacccaccaggATTTGCACACAGATGCCAGCTTCCCCGGCTCCCTGCGGTTCTGACCCTCCTCGACACCCCACCTCTGTTAAAACAGACAATTGTAACGTCTATCAGCTGCCAGCGCTTCACATGTGTTTCCTTGTAATGCCAACACCCAGTGAGcacattatccccattttacagatggaaaaaacaaggcacagagagggtaagtgacttgctaagggtcacacagctggtaagtaagaggcagggcttcatcccaggtgGTCTGCTTCCCAGggtccctgcctcctccttccttcctctgtcctcctAAACACTGCCCCACACAGCCTTGTGGGACCCCCCTCAAATCCTGTCTCTATGGAGGGTTGGGGGACGACTCCCTGATCCTCTagggaaaatattgaaaaaaaaaaaaaaaaaagcatgggcaTTGGAGGCAGACCTGTGTCAAGGTTTAACAAGCTAgggccatgtgaccttgggccagttgcTTGtcttctgtgagcctcagtttccacttctgtgaaatgggagtaGTAACAGAGGAGGGGCATCGTGGTTGAGGGTGCTCCAGGGCTCGCTAGGGGAGTGACTCAGATCTGAGCAGAGGGGACTAAGGGTTAGGAGCAGGGGGACAGGAggacaggagggcaggaggacaggaggacaggaggacaAAGCAGGGCAGAGAGGTAGTGGGACAGCCAGTGCTGCGCCCTGGGAAGGGCCACATACCGAGCTCCCTCTAGCAGGTGGAGGACGGGGGCGTCTCTGGAGGTGCCCTGGCCTGCCCCATAAAACAAGCTCCCCACATCCCGGGAGCCCAGCCTGGCCCTCCCCGCCCAGCGTCCTGGGGCCGCCCAAGCTTGGGCGGGAGCCACGCACCTCTTCCCCGGGGCCGCCCAGCAAGACCTTGGCTCTGGCCATGTCCGCAGCCTCCACCTTGATGAGCCGGTGCTTGGGAGAGTCGTACTTGGCGTCTCCGGGACCCTTGCAGTCCCCGGGGCCCGCAGGGTCCGGCTCCAGGCGGCTGTCTGAGTCCTCGTAGGGGTCCTCGAAGTCCAGATCCTTCTGCTCCCGGTAGGCCCTCAGAATGTCGCTCTCCGTGTAGTCGGGGGTGGGCGGCTGCGGAGGGGGCCTCCGGCCGCCAAAGCTCAGGTAGTCCCGTAGCCACTTGGCCATCTGTGCGTGTGTCACGCCGAAGCTGGCCACTGTCGGGGGGGCACCCACATGCCCCCTTGCCAACCCCCCTTTCTTCTCCGCAGAgtccccagggaggaggaggaggtggagaggaggagagggaggaggaaggaacgGGAGGGGGAAGATCAGGTGTGTCCCCGGGCTGGGCTCAGAAGGCggtggaaagaggagaaaagagggagacagaagagagagggaggggaggaagggagccaAAGTCCGCCTCAGCCCGGCTCCGCaagggcgggcggggagggggcgccccgcGGGGCCCTGAACGCCGAGCGCCGGGGGGTCGGGCCCGGGCGCGGGGCATCCAAGGAAGCGCGCGGAGTTTCCGCGGGAAGCGCGGTCCCCGCGCGCGGCTCGGCCGCCCGCCGCCTCCGGGAAGCTGCGGGATTCGCTTCTGCGGCccggagggggggggcggggggcgcccccagccccggctcAGCCCGGACGCCTGGGTTCTCAGCGCAGCGGGCGGGCTCCCCCGGGGCGCGGGCGCCGCGCGCAAAGTTGGGCGGCGGGGACGGTGACCCCCGCGCGGCGCATCCTTTGTTGCGCTCGTCTCCGCTCGGGGGGAGCCCGGGTCCCGcagcccccggcccggccgcctcgatccggccccggcctcccgcacaaagggaaataaaacctCCTCCAATCCCCCTTCACGCTTTCGGAGAGACTTTCCCCGCCGCGGCCGGGAGGTGGGACTTtggggagggggcgcgcgggcggACGCCCCAGCCCCTGGCGGCCCCTGGCGGCCCCCGGCCGCGTCCCGGGCGGCGACGTCAAGGcttccccgcctcccccgccgcggcttcccccgcccctccgctccccctgcgcccccctcGGAGGTGACTGAGACCTTCAGCTGttctgggaagggaggggagccGCTGCCCGCCGCgggagggggtgcggggcgggcGTCGCGGGCCGCGGCCGCGGCAGCTGGACCCGACCCGGAGGACCGCGGCCGCACGAGCGAGCAGGAGCGGGAGGTGGGAAGCCACGGGCTGCCCCTgcccgggagggcggggggcgcaggggcgggggcggcgcgagAGGGAGGCGCGGGGGCAACTGGGGAAGTGGGGGGTCTGGAGGTGCCCGCGAGAGGGGTGGACTGAGcagcgggggggggcgggggcgaccACTGTTGAGGGCTGAGACTGAACCGCTATCTGGCGGCGCAACTGCCCAGCAGATTGTTCTAGAGGTCACCGGCTCAAATTGATATTGATGCAGCTGAAGGAGGCCGGGAGgcaacgggggggggggtgtgcgtCTGGCGCCCCCTCCCCAAGAGGACTCTCCTCTGCACGCCTCCCCCCGGGGGACTAATTGCagccggggggagggggctggggcagcTGGCCGCGGCCAGGGAGATGGTATCTGTGCCTGGCGCGTGTCCTCAGCATCTGTCCCTTTGTGGCTCCTGGGggcggaggcagggaggagggcagagatgaGAGGGGTCTCCCCGGCCGCCTGCCTGTTGGCGGCTGCAGCTGTCTGGGGGCGAGGCCGCTGGGACGTTGGGGCAAGGGAAGCCGCGAGGTGAGCGGGCCCATTCCAGGGCAAAccgggtttttctttctttcggcCTAAGGCGGCTTGTTCAGCGCCCCTTAATATTGGGAAGTAAGAGAGAGGGGTGGTCATGGGACTCGGGGTTCCCTTCCCCGGGCGCCGCGCACCCCCCACCCACGGCCCCCAGGGCGGGCTGGTGCCTGTGGCTccgaggggagggaggagcagttAGAAGTCAGAGCTGACACTGTTGGGAAGATGCCCCTTGGGAAGAGCAGTGCGTCTGTGCCTGCTTTCCCGCTTTCCCACAGGGGTTCTAACAGGGAACCCCCAGGGAGCTCAAGGGGAGCAGCGCCAGCAGGGACTGAGTTATATTTTTCCCCacggagaaactgaggcacaggcagagggaggacctGCTCAGAGCCAGCCCGCAGCCCGTGTCCGATGTGGCCCGGCTGGGGTGGCACTGGGGACCCACTGCGGGGTCCCCGTGGCATCAGCGTTTCTCCGCCCCCACTGCTCGCCCCATTTTCCAGGCGACGAAACCGAGGCCGCCGCTGGCCGGGGGAGGCGCTGGCGGCAGCAGGGCCTTCCGCGCGTCCCCTCCCCTGCTTTGGCGGGTCGCCCTCGTGAACCTGTTGAACTCGATCCTGCTCCGCAGCGCGtccaggcccccgccccccgccccccgctcggCGCGCGGCGGCGTCCCGGGGGACCGCCGGGGAGCTCGGCGGGTAATTGTCCTGTTTTCTGCCAGCCGCCAGGCAATTCCCGGCTCGGGGATGAGCTGTTGACAGATCTCATCAAATCCGAGCCCTCTCCCTGTCGGATAAACACGAGCCGTCCGaggtataaatatttgaaaggggCCTCCTAATTACGGCGCGCGTCCGGAATGGCAATTCGGGGCCCCGCGGGCAGAATCAAACGGGCGTTTGACTTTCCTGCGCTTTTGAGCCGCggctcccggggccgcccccgccccgcgcgagGAGAGGAGCCCCGGAGGCCCTGCAGGGGAggaggcggccggggcggggggcctgACCTTGCCGTGCGCCCTTGAAGAGCCGCGTGAACTCCGGGGCTTTCTGCGTTCAGATGGGCCTTGGAGGGGGTCACTGCAGGGATGAGGCGAGCCGCTGGGGCGGTCTGGGGGTCCTGGGCTGCGGGttcccccttcccccagcacCCGTGGCCTGGGAGGCAGTGTCAGGGGGCATCTCCTGGATCCCGGCCCCTCCCGACCTCGGGTGGCGTGACCCGGGCTGTCTTCCCACCGCTGAGATGGCAGGGAAACAGCTAACCTCGGCTCAGGGCTTTGGGGCGCCCTCTGAAGCACCCCccttttttaatttgagaaacaaTTCACATACCCTACCATTTGCCCACTTGAAGTGTGCATTTCCGTTTGAGAACATTCACAAGATCATGCAACCATCGCCActcattccagaacattttcatcacccgcgcccccccccccaaagaagaAGCGCCACCGCTGCTGGTACTCTCGTTCTCCCCACttctcctgcccctgccacctCTAATCCGCTTGGTCTCCGTGGATGAGCCTGTTCTGgcacatttcatgtaaatggaatcacatgctatgtggctttttgtgtctggttCTCACTGGTTCTCACCGTGTTTTCAAGGTCCTTCCCTGTAGGTGTGAGTGCCTCCTTCCCCTTGTGGCCAAATGGTGTTCTATTgcatggcacacagtaggtgctcaatatatgCTTTAGGTGGGTGGGACCTTAAAAGGGAGCCAGATGGGGTCCCTGGAAGAGGGGGGCTGTGCTTGTGTTCTCCGTCCCCTCACCCTGTCTCATGGAGCAGGatggaggggaggatgggagcCAAGGCACCAGGATAAGAAAGGAAGGCTCATGGTGGAGCCTAATAACTCCTAATCTGTTGGAGGAGACGTAGCCCTGCCCTAGGAGCACCTACTATGATAGGAGAAGCAGTCTTTGCCCTAAGAAGCTCCTAGACACAGCCTTGCCTTTTAAAACTTGCAGTCTGATGGGAGAGGCATGGTCTTGACCTCAGAAGCCTCAGTCTGATGGAGAGGGGTGCATGCTTTAATATGCTCCCAGTCTGACAGAGGAGGCatgattctggggcacctgggtggcttggtggttgggcatctgccttcagctcagggcacgatcctggggtcctgggattaagtcctgcattgggctccccgcagggagcctgcttctccctctgcctgtgtctctgcctctttctgtgtgtctctcatgaataaataaaatcttaaaaaaaaaaaaaaaaaaccaggaggCATGATTCTACTCTCTGAAGCACTCAGTCTGATGGAGGAGGCATGTGCTGATTTCAGGGCTTCCAGTCTGATGTGAGAGACATGGTCTTTCAGGTACCCCTAGTCTAATGGAGGAGATAAGGGCTTATCCTTAGAAGTCCCCATCTGACAGGGCAGGCATGGTTCAGCCTTCAAAGACACCAGTCTAATGGAGGAGACGTAGCTCTGTTGTCATGATTGCCTAATCTGATGGGAGAGGCATGGTCCCGCCCCTGGAGGCTCTGTCTGCAGGAGTTGCACACTAGAGTGTGGTCATTAAAGGCCTTGTGGTCACAAACCCGGGTCTTGTCCCTCACTCACTTCGAGTCCCTGACCAAGGAGCGTCCCCTCCTCTGTAAAACACAGCAGTAACAGAGCGTGTGCCCGAGGGAGTGAGCGGTGAGTTTGGGTGTAGAGGGAGCTCGGTGCAGAGGCTGGCGAGCAGTTAGAGCTTGGGAAACGGGGCAGTGGCCCTGTGTCTTTGTGAAGCCCAGGCTCGGGTGGAATGGGCTCTCGCAGGGGCAGGCCACCCCCACCAAGTCCCTCTGTTGTGTGCAGCCCCCAGGGGAGCTGATGGAGGAGATTCTGGATGAGGCCTGACAGCTCCCCAGGATGACAGACATGGAGCGCATGGAGAAAGGGGGTTGTCAGCAGcgatgggggaagggcaggctccagagagcaggagcaagtCCAGCAGATGAGGCGGAGAGCAGGCAGGTGGAGGCCCTGAAGGATCTGTGCGTGCACACAAGACCCTGATGTGTCACTACCTCTCTGCTCACTTGACCCTGGGAACCCCCACAGGGAACCAGGGCCAAGAGCATAACAGCTACAAGTCATAGGGTGGGAGAATGAAGCATAAAAGCCCTCAGGGAGAGACGACTAAGACAGTTCCAGCCAAgtgtgtgggagggaggagggctcagCTCCCTCATCTGTGAATGGGGAGACACCCATGAAGTGCCTGGATGGTCTCAAGTGCTGGGGCCTCTCTCATCAACACAGCTACCCTTGCAAAGCCCACTGTTGGTGGGGGGTGTCTGGCAGGTAGACTCTTGCTGGCCTCCAATGACCCTGATCTCCTGGTGATCCCAGCCGGAAGGTCAGGGTCCCTGAACATGTGATCCCCTCCCCCTGAATGTGGCCGGGACCTGTGGCTTGCTTCCAACCAGTGGGACATGGCAAAGTTGATGGGATGCCACTTCCCACAGACTCCTGTGGTGCTGGCTTTACGAAGCCAGCTGTTAGAGGGCCATGTGGGCCGGCAACCGAGGGCGGCCGCTGATAAGAGCCCGTGAGGAACTGCCAACAGCCACCTGAGCGAGCTTGGAAGTGCATCTGGCCCCGGACGGACGGGCCTTCAGGTGAGACCACGGCCTTGGCCCGCATCTCAAGGGCAGCTGCGAGACTCCGAAGCAGAGAATCCGGTAAAACCACATCCAGACTCCTGTGTTTGCAGCTGAAACTTTTGAGAGATCTCGTGACCTAGCAGTAGCCAATACTGGGAGCGGTGGGCAATAAAAACACCCTGTGGCAGGGCCCCCCAGAACCACCTCCTCTTGCTGTTTTCAGAGTTCTCACCGCCTCCAGTGTACATTTGTATCTTACTCTAGATATGTTCACTATCTTACTCCCCATCTTCCAAATAACATCACTATTGAGTgaggattctttttgttttttctttagggTTATTATCATCCTAGGTTTTCCTTCAGTGTTCTAGTCCCAGTGCCTAAAACAAATCTGGGCATAATgtaggtgcccccccccccccaaaagtataataaataaaattaaaacgtatatattttatatatgtaatttatataaata
This window of the Canis lupus dingo isolate Sandy chromosome 20, ASM325472v2, whole genome shotgun sequence genome carries:
- the SHD gene encoding SH2 domain-containing adapter protein D; this encodes MAKWLRDYLSFGGRRPPPQPPTPDYTESDILRAYREQKDLDFEDPYEDSDSRLEPDPAGPGDCKGPGDAKYDSPKHRLIKVEAADMARAKVLLGGPGEELELDTEYSDPFDAQPHPPPSDDGYMEPYDAQRAVSDLPCKGVQLYDTPYEEQDQDPGDGAPSGRRPRQSRLPQEDERPADEYDQPWEWKKDHISKAFAVQFDSPEWERTPGSAKELRRPPSRSPQAAERVDPALPLEKQPWFHGPLSRADAENLLSLCKAGSYLVRLSETSPQDCSLSLRSSQGFLHLKFARTRESQFVLGQHSGPFASVPELVLHYSSRPLPVQGAEHLALLYPVVTQTP